The following proteins come from a genomic window of Microbacterium sp. SY138:
- a CDS encoding peptidoglycan DD-metalloendopeptidase family protein, with protein MNDRSVSAATEAAEECGCAPTPAERDSFWKLSVTRRGAFGLGALGVAAFAAFGIGSGVSAAYAASYPSWDDVQRAKNNEAAKAAEITRIEGLIESLTQKVAETQAAADTASDEFYAAQQEYFAAITEAESLQAQADEQSAIAETSARRAGQVAAQLYRNGGDDSALQLFFSGSAANADELLSRLGTMDKLLEYNQSVYDDAISARNTAQSLTDQAKVARDEHVRLQQVAEQKMIAAQEAADAAQAALDEQAENLETMQAQLAALRDTTTQTVAGYQAGVAAREAEERARREREAAEAAANGGGNGGGGGSAGSGGWVRPHGGGRSSSYGPRTPICGSQGCSSSYHYGADLANGCGAAIYAANSGTVDYAGANGNYGNYVRIQHGGGISTGYAHIKPGGIVVGRGQWVNSGQVIAYAGDTGRSFGCHLHFEVYINGGYTNPVRFMEDRGVYI; from the coding sequence GTGAACGATCGAAGCGTCTCTGCGGCTACGGAGGCGGCCGAGGAATGCGGGTGTGCGCCCACGCCGGCCGAGCGCGATTCGTTCTGGAAGCTAAGTGTTACTCGACGTGGTGCTTTCGGACTCGGCGCCCTCGGCGTCGCTGCATTCGCTGCCTTCGGTATCGGCTCCGGCGTCTCAGCGGCGTACGCTGCGTCGTACCCGAGTTGGGACGATGTACAACGCGCCAAGAACAACGAAGCTGCCAAGGCTGCCGAGATCACGCGCATCGAAGGGCTGATCGAGTCCTTGACGCAGAAGGTCGCCGAGACTCAGGCTGCCGCCGATACAGCCTCCGACGAGTTTTATGCGGCGCAGCAGGAATACTTCGCTGCGATCACGGAAGCCGAGAGCCTGCAGGCGCAGGCGGACGAACAATCAGCGATTGCCGAAACTTCTGCGCGCAGGGCGGGCCAAGTCGCGGCACAGCTCTACCGCAACGGTGGAGACGATTCAGCACTTCAACTGTTCTTCTCCGGTTCCGCGGCCAATGCCGATGAGCTGCTGTCCCGTCTGGGCACCATGGACAAGCTGCTCGAGTACAACCAATCGGTCTACGATGACGCTATTTCGGCACGCAACACCGCCCAATCGCTGACGGATCAGGCAAAGGTCGCCCGCGACGAACACGTCCGCCTGCAGCAGGTTGCAGAGCAGAAGATGATCGCCGCACAGGAAGCGGCCGACGCTGCCCAGGCCGCTCTCGATGAGCAAGCCGAGAACCTCGAGACCATGCAGGCTCAGCTCGCCGCCCTCAGGGACACCACTACGCAGACGGTCGCCGGTTACCAGGCCGGTGTAGCCGCACGCGAGGCCGAAGAGCGAGCCCGCCGCGAACGCGAAGCCGCCGAAGCGGCAGCCAACGGTGGCGGCAACGGTGGCGGCGGAGGCTCCGCCGGAAGCGGCGGTTGGGTCCGACCCCACGGGGGCGGCCGCAGCTCAAGCTACGGTCCTCGCACTCCGATCTGCGGCTCGCAGGGCTGCTCGTCGAGCTACCACTACGGTGCGGATCTGGCCAACGGTTGCGGGGCGGCGATCTACGCCGCCAACTCCGGAACAGTGGACTACGCCGGCGCCAACGGTAATTACGGCAACTACGTTCGCATTCAGCACGGCGGAGGCATCAGCACCGGCTACGCGCACATCAAACCCGGAGGTATCGTCGTCGGTCGAGGCCAGTGGGTCAACTCCGGCCAAGTCATCGCCTACGCCGGCGACACCGGCCGATCCTTCGGCTGCCACCTCCACTTCGAGGTCTACATCAACGGCGGATACACCAACCCCGTCCGATTCATGGAAGACCGCGGCGTCTACATTTAA
- a CDS encoding cytochrome c biogenesis protein CcdA, with protein MNADTIIGSGALWLAVPIAMLAGLVSFLSPCVLPLVPGYLGFLGGAVTPRSKGGATNAVAPGRRQLVAGVLLFILGFSVVFVLVTALGGTAGVFFLRWGDVITRILGVVVILMGLVFLGLFSFAQREVRFHVGSRAGIIGAPLLGVALGIGWAPCMGPTLAAIIALSFNAGDPVRAGFLGLAYSLGLGIPFLLVALGFGWAAKTVEFLRRHIRVVNVCGGILLIALGILMVTGLWTDIMSRLTAVMGTVILPL; from the coding sequence GTGAACGCCGACACCATCATCGGGTCTGGTGCGCTCTGGCTCGCAGTTCCCATCGCGATGCTCGCCGGTCTCGTGTCGTTTCTGTCGCCCTGCGTGCTCCCGCTGGTCCCCGGCTATCTCGGCTTCCTTGGCGGGGCGGTCACGCCTCGCTCGAAGGGTGGGGCGACGAACGCAGTCGCGCCCGGGCGCCGTCAGCTTGTAGCCGGCGTGCTGCTGTTCATCCTTGGCTTCAGTGTCGTCTTCGTTCTCGTCACTGCGCTGGGCGGGACGGCTGGCGTGTTCTTCCTCCGCTGGGGCGACGTGATCACACGTATCCTCGGAGTCGTCGTCATCCTCATGGGGCTCGTCTTCCTTGGACTGTTCAGCTTCGCCCAGCGCGAGGTCCGCTTCCACGTCGGCTCCCGGGCAGGAATCATAGGGGCGCCGCTACTCGGAGTGGCACTCGGTATCGGCTGGGCGCCATGCATGGGTCCGACGCTGGCCGCGATCATCGCGCTTTCGTTCAACGCGGGCGACCCTGTCCGGGCCGGCTTCCTTGGCCTCGCGTATTCGCTTGGCCTCGGCATCCCGTTCCTGCTGGTTGCACTCGGATTCGGTTGGGCGGCGAAGACAGTCGAGTTCCTCCGTCGTCACATCCGGGTGGTGAACGTCTGCGGCGGCATCCTGCTGATCGCCCTCGGCATCCTGATGGTGACCGGGCTGTGGACCGACATCATGTCGCGACTGACGGCGGTAATGGGCACCGTCATCCTCCCTCTCTGA
- a CDS encoding TlpA disulfide reductase family protein produces the protein MSRNPQFRTVRGSVGLMFAAVFAIGLSGCAPDPVSDSFLRGENTGYVAANGAIVEIPVAERSEPVVFSGITETGDEFDSADNSGKVTVVNFWYAGCAPCRVEAKDLESVWQEYSGEDVAFIGINTRDQADTAQAFSDEFGVTYPSLIDVNTAEAKLAFSKVVPIQATPTTLVLDRQGRVAARIIGPIDGTSILSTLVKDALAETP, from the coding sequence ATGTCCCGAAACCCGCAATTCCGTACCGTTCGTGGGTCGGTCGGACTCATGTTCGCTGCGGTGTTCGCGATCGGCCTGAGCGGGTGTGCGCCGGATCCGGTCAGCGATTCCTTCCTGCGGGGCGAGAACACCGGCTATGTAGCCGCCAACGGCGCGATTGTCGAGATTCCGGTGGCCGAGCGGAGCGAACCGGTCGTCTTCAGCGGCATTACTGAAACTGGCGATGAGTTCGACAGTGCCGACAACTCTGGCAAGGTCACGGTGGTCAACTTTTGGTACGCCGGGTGCGCGCCGTGCCGCGTCGAGGCGAAGGATCTCGAGAGTGTCTGGCAGGAGTACAGCGGCGAAGATGTAGCTTTCATCGGCATCAATACCCGCGATCAGGCCGATACTGCCCAGGCCTTCTCTGACGAGTTCGGCGTCACCTACCCGAGCCTGATCGACGTGAACACGGCTGAGGCGAAACTCGCTTTCTCCAAGGTCGTGCCGATCCAGGCGACACCGACGACTCTCGTTCTCGACAGACAGGGCCGTGTCGCCGCCCGCATCATCGGACCCATCGACGGCACCTCGATCCTCTCGACGCTCGTCAAGGACGCTCTGGCGGAGACACCGTGA